In Halothermothrix orenii H 168, the sequence TGGTTACCGATGTGTCCGCATTGATAACAGTTACCCATATCGGCGGGGTCTCTGGGTGAAAAGACTTAACGGAGTTGATCAATGATGAAATTATGGGGTGGCAGGTTCAGTAAACAGACCCATAAACTTATGGAAGAATTTAATTCATCTCTTTCTTTTGATAAAAGGCTTTACAGCTATGATATTAAAGGGAGTATCGCCCATGTTAAAATGCTGTCCAGGACTGGTGTTTTATCTAAATCTGAAGCAGAAACAATTATTAAGGGTTTACAGGAGATAAAAGAAGAGATAGATGAAGGTATAATTTCTCTGGAGGGTCGATATGAAGATATTCACAGTCTGGTAGAAAAAAATTTGATAGATAAGGTTGGGGCAGTAGGGGGAAAACTCCATACTGCCCGTAGTAGAAATGACCAGGTGGCCCTGGATACCAGGCTTTATTTGCGTGATGAAATCTTTAATATTCAGGAACTGTTAATAATCTTTTTAAAAACCCTCCTTGAGCTGGGTGAAAAATATAAAAAGGTAGTTATGCCCGGATATACCCATCTTCAAAGAGCCCAGCCGGTATCAATGGGCCATCATTTACTGGCTTATTATTTTAAGTTAAAAAGGGATTATGACAGGTTAAATGATAATATGAAGCGGGTTAATGTTTTACCCCTTGGATGTGGAGCCCTGGCAGGGACTACTTTCCCCATTGACAGAGAATGGGTTGCCAGGGAGCTGGGGTTTGAAAAGATAGCCCTCAATTCTATAGATGGGGTTAGCGACCGGGATTATATTATAGAATTTATGGGTATTGCGGCTTCAATAATGGTTCACCTGAGCAGGTTTAGTGCTGAATTAATCTTGTGGTCTTCAAGTGAATTTAGTTTTATTGAACTGGATGACAGTTTTACCACCGGGAGTAGTATTATGCCCCAGAAGAAAAATCCCGATGTTGCTGAATTGGTCAGGGGTAAAAGTGGCAGGATATTCGGGAATTTAGTTCAATTACTGTCCCTGCTTAAGGGGTTACCTCTGGCTTATAATAAAGATATGCAGGAGGATAAAGAGGCCCTTTTTGATACAATTGATAACCTCAAGATTATTTTAGAAATATTCCCGCCGATGTTAAAAACGATGAAGGTAAACAAGGACCGGTTATACCGGGCCGCCAACCGGGGATTTGTTAACGCAACTGATTTAGCTGATTATCTGGCCAGGAAAGGGGTTCCCTTTCGTGAAGCACACGGGATGGTGGGAAAGGCTGTCTTATATGCCCTGGAAAAAGATAAAGAATTAAACCAGATAACTATCGAGGAATGGAACCAGCTTTTTCCGGATTACGGTGATATATTTGATAAAGGTTTGTCAGAAATTCTTGATGTAAATACGAGTTTGAATAATCGTAAGTCTTCGGGAGGACCAGCTCCTGAGGAAGTGGAGAGGGTAATCAGTATAGAGAGGGAGTGGATTGAATCATTTACTTAAAAATGGTATAATTAAGTATTAACAGGTAGTCAGAATAGAGATTACGTTTTCTGGTACAAAATGAGTTAATAATATACTTATTGTGGAATTGTTTATATAAATGTCAGGAGACTAAATATGATACAACCTGCTTCCCTCGAAAGTGAACATTTTATAGTATTAATCCCCCGGGGAAAGGTGTATAGTCTGGCCCGGGGGATTCAGAAGTTTATTTCTGAAAATTGTAGGATTTCTGATGATGTTTTTTTCCCTGAAATTCATATTACCCTGGACAGGATTAAAAAGGGTTACAGGGATGAAGTTGTTGCAATTGTGGAAAAGGTTATAAACAAATACAAAAAGATAGATATCTGTGTTAATACAGACCAGAGTTTTCATTTTTATCAAAATAATTTTCTTGTGATGGATATTCTTAACGAGGGCCCACTGATGGAGTTTGCCCTGAATCTTCACCGCGAATTAGAAAAAAGAGGCCTGTCTACAATTAATAATTATCATCAATGGGACCTTCACATTACTCTTTTGAGCAATCTCTTTGCCTCCAGGCCTATTCCCGACAAACTATTCCGCCATATTTATTATTACATTTCATATAATACTAATAAAAAACAGTATGCCTCCGAGGCAGACCGGTTAGAGGTCTGGCGCCCTGAACCAGACCCGGAAAACAGGTGTCTGGCATCTTTTAAGTTATAACTGGTTTTACTTAATAGATACGGGTCAACCAGATAAATAAGGGTATAGTTACCAGGGAAAATAAAGTTGTGATAAAGACACCTTCAGAGGCAAATTTATAATCCCCCTCAAATTTTTCTGCAAAAATAACACCACTGGCAGCTGCTGGCATAGCCAGTAATAGCACACTGATATCCCTTATGATTTGTGGTAGATCAAACTGTATTAAAATTAAAAATCCGATCAGTGGAATTGCTATCAATTTTAGCAGGCATAACAGATATAGATAGTAGTCTTTTATAATGGTTTTAAACCTGACATTAGTAAGGGAACTTCCTATAATTATCATTGACAGGGGAAAGGTCATTTCACCTACTTTGTCCAGGGCCCCTTCTATCGGGAGTGGAAGTTTAATGTTACCAAGGAATAAAATAAATCCAATAACAACTGCTATCAGTCCATTATTTACAAGGTTGTGTAGCTTAATATTGCTACCTTTTTCATCTTTTATAAAGAGATAAATACCGAAAGTCCATACAAGTACATTAAAGATAATGTTATTTATAACTGCATAGAGGATACCCAGTTCAGGGTATATGGTGTCAATAACAGGGTACCCCATATACCCTACGTTTCCAAAAATAAGCAAAAACTTGAAAACGGTCTTCCTTTTAGAAGGCAGGGATAACTTACTGGTAAATATCAAGACCAGTGCAATTACCGTCAAATAACTTGCTATTGAAATAAAACCTATTTTCTTTATATTATCCATGATATCTGGATTAAATTCAATGGCCATAGATGAAATTATCAGGGCCGGCAAGGTTACATCTACCAGTATATTGGAAAGCCCTTTATTTATTTCTTCATTAATTAATTGCTTTTTTCTGAGTACAAAACCCAGGAAAATAATTAAAAATAAGACCAGTATTTGATTTATTATAATACCCATAAAGGTTTTGACTCCTTTCTCCCAATTAACTTCTGTCCCCTTAATTAACTTAAATTATTTTAACATGAATAAAAATAGGTGTCAAAATTAAAATACAAGTTTTTTGAAAATTAATACTATTAAACCGGGAGGTTTTCTGGAAGATGGTAGGCTTGATAGAAACTATTAAGGATAGGTGTCACGAGTGTTATGCCTGTGTCAGGAATTGCCCAGTTAAGGCTGTCAGGGTAAAAAACAGACAGGCCGAGGTTATCAGTGACCGGTGTATTCAT encodes:
- the argH gene encoding argininosuccinate lyase; protein product: MMKLWGGRFSKQTHKLMEEFNSSLSFDKRLYSYDIKGSIAHVKMLSRTGVLSKSEAETIIKGLQEIKEEIDEGIISLEGRYEDIHSLVEKNLIDKVGAVGGKLHTARSRNDQVALDTRLYLRDEIFNIQELLIIFLKTLLELGEKYKKVVMPGYTHLQRAQPVSMGHHLLAYYFKLKRDYDRLNDNMKRVNVLPLGCGALAGTTFPIDREWVARELGFEKIALNSIDGVSDRDYIIEFMGIAASIMVHLSRFSAELILWSSSEFSFIELDDSFTTGSSIMPQKKNPDVAELVRGKSGRIFGNLVQLLSLLKGLPLAYNKDMQEDKEALFDTIDNLKIILEIFPPMLKTMKVNKDRLYRAANRGFVNATDLADYLARKGVPFREAHGMVGKAVLYALEKDKELNQITIEEWNQLFPDYGDIFDKGLSEILDVNTSLNNRKSSGGPAPEEVERVISIEREWIESFT
- a CDS encoding AEC family transporter, with amino-acid sequence MGIIINQILVLFLIIFLGFVLRKKQLINEEINKGLSNILVDVTLPALIISSMAIEFNPDIMDNIKKIGFISIASYLTVIALVLIFTSKLSLPSKRKTVFKFLLIFGNVGYMGYPVIDTIYPELGILYAVINNIIFNVLVWTFGIYLFIKDEKGSNIKLHNLVNNGLIAVVIGFILFLGNIKLPLPIEGALDKVGEMTFPLSMIIIGSSLTNVRFKTIIKDYYLYLLCLLKLIAIPLIGFLILIQFDLPQIIRDISVLLLAMPAAASGVIFAEKFEGDYKFASEGVFITTLFSLVTIPLFIWLTRIY